One Nostoc punctiforme PCC 73102 DNA window includes the following coding sequences:
- a CDS encoding toprim domain-containing protein has translation MAADSVISIPTSEFFTKIPTIIAAYDNDATADQIAKQIREILPHAKRLRPTTKDWNEQLIQQLNF, from the coding sequence TTGGCAGCAGATAGTGTTATTAGCATACCAACTTCCGAATTTTTTACAAAAATTCCCACTATAATTGCTGCCTATGATAATGATGCAACTGCTGATCAAATTGCTAAACAAATAAGAGAGATTTTACCTCACGCTAAACGACTGCGACCAACAACTAAAGATTGGAATGAACAATTGATCCAACAACTTAACTTTTGA
- the mobV gene encoding MobV family relaxase — MPTYAICRIQKIKSWGELGSSSLHTTRERDTPNADPSIKNIRVIGNADDIDMETLFKEKIGGQKIRSNAVLAIEMLLSASPQYFRPENPSQAGTYNQDFLDNFVEASSKWLLERYTDRVVRAELHLDEVTPHIHAYIVPLDNHGKLNCRALFNGRQKLSQMQDSFANAVAHLGIERGIKGSRAKHTDIKKYYAQVNQQTFNLDIKEIFPQPQQHQNAVTYLEQVQESLQPTLNNVNYQLADRKRILSEKEHLALTALASERERQSLEKRICELELEVAQLKAQAELLRDLPLDYVAYKLGLFPDKKGQNRWKGEGHIISIIDSKFYDFGTYQKGGGGAIDLVMHVNRCNCKNALKWLAEHFSSTQLIKALNHHIRSQVEKISKYDLNSPFKPPLSDETHWTDVHNYLTSQRKIPEYLIDILHTNGLIYADKNANAVFIMRNLTGETTGAFLRGTQGRDNTFVGFAIGTKRTAGWFHLTIGGQTSDEISRAVIVKSPIEVL, encoded by the coding sequence ATGCCTACTTACGCAATTTGCAGAATTCAGAAAATCAAGTCTTGGGGAGAACTTGGAAGCAGCTCTTTGCACACTACTAGAGAGCGTGATACTCCTAATGCAGACCCATCGATAAAAAATATTCGGGTAATTGGGAATGCTGACGATATAGATATGGAGACTCTATTCAAAGAGAAAATTGGCGGTCAAAAAATCCGCTCCAACGCTGTCTTGGCAATAGAAATGTTATTGAGTGCCAGCCCTCAATATTTCCGTCCCGAAAACCCATCACAAGCAGGCACTTACAACCAAGACTTTTTAGATAATTTTGTCGAAGCATCTAGTAAATGGTTGCTAGAACGTTACACCGATAGAGTCGTCAGAGCCGAGTTACATCTGGATGAAGTAACTCCTCATATTCATGCTTATATAGTACCGCTCGATAATCATGGTAAACTCAACTGCCGAGCTTTATTCAATGGCAGACAAAAATTGTCACAAATGCAGGACAGCTTTGCCAATGCGGTTGCACATCTTGGCATTGAACGGGGAATCAAAGGTTCAAGAGCCAAACACACAGATATCAAAAAATACTATGCCCAAGTCAACCAGCAAACATTTAACTTGGATATCAAAGAAATTTTTCCTCAGCCTCAACAACATCAAAACGCAGTTACATATCTTGAACAAGTTCAAGAATCTCTTCAACCTACTCTCAACAATGTTAATTATCAACTAGCTGACCGAAAACGAATACTTAGCGAAAAAGAACATTTAGCTCTTACTGCTTTAGCTTCCGAAAGAGAACGGCAGAGTTTAGAAAAACGCATTTGTGAACTGGAGTTAGAAGTAGCCCAGTTGAAAGCACAAGCGGAACTTTTACGAGACTTACCTTTAGATTATGTGGCTTACAAGTTAGGACTTTTTCCCGATAAAAAAGGTCAGAACCGATGGAAGGGAGAAGGGCACATCATTAGTATTATTGATTCAAAATTTTATGACTTTGGCACTTACCAAAAAGGTGGTGGTGGCGCAATTGATTTAGTGATGCACGTCAATCGATGTAATTGTAAGAACGCACTGAAATGGTTAGCAGAGCATTTTTCTTCCACCCAATTAATTAAAGCTCTTAACCATCACATCCGTTCTCAAGTAGAAAAGATTAGTAAATACGATTTAAATTCTCCTTTCAAGCCACCATTGAGCGATGAAACTCATTGGACAGATGTACACAATTATTTGACATCCCAACGAAAAATCCCTGAATATTTAATTGATATTCTCCACACAAACGGTTTAATTTACGCTGACAAAAATGCAAATGCTGTATTTATCATGCGAAACTTGACTGGAGAAACCACAGGCGCTTTTCTTCGCGGTACTCAGGGTAGAGATAACACATTTGTTGGCTTTGCTATAGGTACTAAACGTACTGCCGGATGGTTCCATCTGACAATTGGTGGACAAACCAGTGATGAAATTTCTCGCGCAGTTATTGTTAAATCTCCCATCGAAGTACTTTGA
- a CDS encoding four helix bundle protein, protein MVKELVRKHQDLEIYKMAFDMAMQIFELSKKFPVEERYSLTDQIRRSDAPNVANASLSRSVCANLAEAWRKRRYEAAFVAKLNDCESEAAETQTWIEFSVKCGYLDVEIGRELYGTYNQILSGLVNMINHSESWLMKH, encoded by the coding sequence ATGGTTAAAGAACTGGTTAGAAAACACCAAGATTTAGAAATTTATAAGATGGCATTTGATATGGCGATGCAAATTTTTGAATTATCGAAAAAGTTTCCTGTGGAGGAAAGGTATTCGCTTACCGATCAAATTCGTCGTTCAGACGCTCCTAACGTCGCTAACGCTTCGCTATCCCGTTCTGTGTGTGCGAATTTAGCTGAGGCATGGAGAAAGCGTCGATATGAGGCAGCATTCGTCGCAAAATTGAATGATTGTGAATCAGAAGCAGCCGAAACTCAAACCTGGATAGAGTTTAGTGTTAAATGTGGTTACTTGGATGTTGAGATTGGTCGAGAACTCTACGGAACCTATAACCAGATTTTGAGTGGATTAGTCAATATGATTAATCATTCGGAATCTTGGTTGATGAAGCACTAA
- a CDS encoding IS701-like element ISNpu5 family transposase: MVEPRSPIKTVKFVDEYCLWYKNLFSDVRNFEAFKYLHIGCISDLKRKSLPEIAKIVGLDNYQGLHHFLTTPSWSVEQLRALRLQLILEVLKGRPIILIIDETGDKKKGNTTDYVKRQYIGNLGKVENGVVAVTAYGMFCGMTFPLLFEVYKPREKLKPGDKYLTKPQIGAMLIRKLQLMGFKFNLVLADSLYGESSTNFIPVLDELDLNYLVAIRSNHSVALLKGQYTQYLNWHKFKRVFSDLSSENRFIREIIHGKRSNHRYWQITTDTLNLPGNSTWYVMSKYPDITPREVGNFYGFRTWVEYGLKQSKNQLGWADYRFTCYEDIERWWEIICSAYLMVSLHSESLRPYPLDSQSTFASHQRWDNGKGWKNILNNLRLILQPFTLFNLIQPWLSVFPIPHLSLGFAKLQSVVYYLTYPTFISLTDPDFYFSSA, from the coding sequence ATGGTAGAGCCTCGTTCACCCATAAAAACCGTCAAGTTTGTGGATGAATATTGCTTATGGTATAAAAACCTGTTTTCAGATGTTAGGAATTTTGAAGCTTTCAAATATCTACATATAGGATGTATTTCCGATTTAAAACGGAAAAGTCTACCTGAAATAGCGAAAATTGTCGGGCTAGATAACTATCAAGGACTACATCATTTCTTAACTACACCATCATGGTCAGTAGAACAGTTAAGAGCTTTGCGATTACAACTAATTTTAGAGGTACTAAAAGGAAGACCAATCATTTTAATTATTGATGAAACAGGAGATAAAAAGAAAGGTAATACCACAGATTATGTGAAACGTCAGTACATAGGCAATTTAGGAAAAGTAGAGAATGGCGTTGTGGCAGTCACAGCTTACGGTATGTTCTGTGGAATGACATTTCCACTGCTGTTTGAAGTATACAAGCCACGAGAAAAATTAAAGCCAGGAGACAAATATCTTACTAAGCCTCAAATCGGGGCAATGCTAATACGCAAGCTACAGTTAATGGGATTCAAATTCAACTTGGTACTAGCAGATAGCTTATATGGTGAGAGTAGCACAAATTTTATACCCGTATTAGATGAATTAGATTTAAATTATCTAGTAGCAATTCGCTCAAACCATTCTGTAGCATTGCTTAAAGGTCAGTATACTCAATATTTAAACTGGCATAAGTTTAAAAGAGTATTCTCTGACTTAAGTAGTGAGAATCGGTTTATTAGAGAAATAATACATGGCAAACGTAGCAATCATAGGTATTGGCAAATTACTACAGACACTCTTAACTTACCTGGAAACTCTACCTGGTATGTAATGAGTAAATACCCAGACATTACACCAAGAGAAGTTGGGAATTTCTATGGCTTTAGGACATGGGTTGAGTATGGTTTAAAACAAAGTAAGAATCAGTTAGGTTGGGCAGATTATCGTTTTACTTGCTATGAAGATATTGAACGGTGGTGGGAGATTATTTGTAGCGCCTACTTAATGGTTAGTCTTCATTCAGAATCTCTGCGCCCTTATCCCCTAGATTCTCAATCAACATTTGCTTCACATCAGAGGTGGGATAATGGTAAAGGTTGGAAGAATATTCTCAATAATCTCCGTCTCATCCTTCAACCTTTTACCCTATTTAATTTAATTCAGCCTTGGCTTTCAGTTTTTCCTATTCCTCATTTATCTTTGGGATTTGCTAAACTCCAATCTGTTGTTTATTACCTTACCTATCCTACTTTTATATCCCTGACTGACCCTGATTTCTATTTTTCCTCTGCCTAA
- the tnpC gene encoding IS66 family transposase — protein sequence MEKKCPACVEEIHLVDWERTPASVQKLVEGMGQQIESLEKQLAEVLTVQEQLLEKANRTSENSSSPPSADPPGFGKKQEKKKSNKKRGGQPGHSGHSRDLYPIEKCRFVHNHHPITCKSCGESLSGEDAFPYRHQIVEIPPIELIVIEHRLHQLTCGQCGTNTRAKLPDDVNPSEYGVRVVAMVALLSGVYRNSQRMVQSALADLFGISMSLGTVNTLRIEANNAVANCVDEAKLYVQHSNVVGADETGFNQGNIDGGNPKQRQAWLWVGVTPLVTFFEVALTRCTSAVKNLLGENFAGILTSDRHGAYNWVDIERRQSATAHLRRDFIKISERPGISKELGTALVKHLEKLFELWH from the coding sequence ATGGAAAAAAAGTGCCCAGCCTGCGTCGAGGAAATACACCTTGTTGATTGGGAAAGAACTCCAGCCAGTGTCCAGAAACTGGTAGAGGGAATGGGGCAGCAAATCGAAAGCTTAGAAAAACAATTGGCGGAAGTTCTCACAGTCCAAGAACAGCTATTAGAGAAGGCCAATCGTACATCCGAGAATTCATCATCTCCCCCCTCAGCAGACCCACCCGGATTTGGGAAGAAGCAGGAGAAAAAGAAAAGTAACAAAAAACGGGGAGGGCAACCAGGTCATTCAGGTCATAGTCGTGACTTGTACCCGATAGAAAAATGTCGCTTTGTTCACAACCACCACCCGATAACATGTAAGAGTTGTGGAGAAAGCCTAAGTGGAGAAGACGCTTTCCCCTATCGACATCAGATAGTTGAGATTCCGCCGATTGAACTGATCGTTATTGAACATCGCTTACACCAATTGACCTGTGGGCAATGCGGTACGAATACTCGTGCAAAATTGCCCGACGACGTGAACCCAAGTGAGTACGGAGTAAGAGTTGTTGCAATGGTGGCGCTGTTAAGTGGAGTGTACCGCAATAGTCAGCGCATGGTGCAAAGCGCTTTGGCTGACTTGTTTGGCATTTCAATGTCATTGGGAACCGTAAACACACTCCGAATTGAAGCGAACAATGCAGTTGCCAATTGTGTGGATGAAGCAAAACTTTACGTCCAGCACTCAAACGTAGTGGGAGCGGATGAAACAGGCTTTAACCAAGGTAATATCGACGGTGGCAATCCGAAACAGCGTCAAGCTTGGCTATGGGTTGGAGTCACACCGTTAGTCACATTTTTTGAAGTTGCCTTGACTCGTTGCACCTCTGCTGTCAAAAACCTATTGGGTGAAAACTTTGCAGGTATTTTAACCTCAGACCGACACGGTGCGTACAACTGGGTAGACATAGAACGTCGGCAAAGTGCCACGGCGCATCTGCGACGGGATTTTATCAAAATCTCTGAACGTCCTGGAATATCTAAAGAATTAGGAACTGCACTGGTTAAACACCTGGAAAAGTTATTTGAGTTATGGCATTGA
- a CDS encoding calcium-binding protein, whose translation MSLASLLKSQPVISAEVDIRIIFITPIPIPRSASSTPTVTIPVSISSLPDLALGDAGNNTIFANPNPQNISFPDLKGTITVPDLIGSSNEQVTIIPAQNFTLPNTPNFSFLAGFGGSDLLNGLDQTDIILGDALGPNDDGIDGNDTLNGFGGADILIGGGANDQIFGGDGNDILLGDYLPGIPTTTITGSDLVPSGSVPSPIIFNPSDFSFRDPRSNNALFPALDLFFIGIGSGSVSNAKLTLGAINITIGPGNEGNDFLSGGNGDDIAFGDRGNDTINGDAGSDVLIGGAGSDVINGGTEDDVLVGDYVITQSQFDLGAAGNDTISGGAGNDIILGDGGNDSLDGGDGTDTILGGANNDTISGGVDNDIIFGDYFIPQGFDVVNNGTTSVIDLGPEGNDSISGGTGNDIISGDGGNDTINGDQGEDILIGGTGRDSISGGSENDVILGDFLELPNALKSLLTPAQLAQIPGINKFGVSGGDTISGGAGNDIISGDGGDDNINGDEGNDTILGGADSDNINGGIGNDIIFGDYFLPQRFNTVSNGVSTSIDLGPEGNDTIFGGVGNDIISGDGGNDNIDGGDGTDIILGGSGSDVLNGSAGDDIIIGDYLLSLNQDDLSKFLTPQQLAQFADLLTTVPGVGKFDKPGNDSIFGGAGIDIISGDAGNDTIDGGEERDNSADFDTVLYVTSPSGVTVNIDEQSGYTNPGGSIHIDCISERTIPTDLEPEFGINAGTAYDGYGNVDTLKNLENIVGSTFDDILIGNSETNIIEGLSGNDLLVGNAGYDVLDGNDGIDTVSYRRDPKGVTVTLGFLSVPGLGIAFDGFGSIDALNSIENIIGSNFNDQLTGDINKNAIYAGGGNDTVSGGGGDDILFGEDGNDIIRGDDGDDFLVGGKGADTLDGGFFGTTILGFIGVDTASYFNSGSGVAVSLTTGTGSAGDAKGDVLTGIENLEGSEYDDNLQGDAGNNQICGLGGNDLIYGEAGNDTLNGNEGNDRLYGGNGIDIISGDNGNDQLYGENDNDQLFGGNGDDLLDGGQGLDTLYGGDGDDQLYGRQGDDQLYGDSGNDLLDGGDGNDLLFGNANNDRLFGQAGTDILYGGSGDDYLDGGDGNDSLYGDANNDILYGQSGDDYLEGGDGNDGLFGGAGQDTLFGQAGDDKLDGGDGNDKLNGGDGNDVLYGQAGDDYLTGQAGDDFLDGGQGNDLLYGNDGNDQLYGQQGNDFIYGGAGSDFLDGGEGDDFLYGQGSDDRLYGQAGRDLLDGDIGNDVLDGGTGDDQLYGRDGIDSLNGGADNDLLVGGLGSDYLLGGEGNDFLYGDDETHTYGNGYGDSLSGNNDTLDGSIGNDNLYGGFGNDSLIGGDGSDLLIGDDQLITGEGNTYNSDTSTLYSGNDTLIAGAGDDYLEGSLGRDSLLGGEGNDFLFGDFPFFAGQSNKTEGQFDESHGYNNDTLDGGSGHDYLEGGFGNDLLFGGEGDDFLYGDFGNGYGYNDNQFNTVDNGYDFYGSGNDYLDGGAGNDYLNGNDGNDTLIGGQGDDYLVGGNGNDQLYGENIPGDNQKIPTDSLVKISVDHNGKPQFQDIAYRDILLGGNGADLLVAGSGNSVLDGGFGNDTLYGSAGIDQFVLYPGAGSDIIYNFVKGQDFIGLRNGLTFGQLSITQNSKDTAIVISETKELLATLINVQSSTLNVWDFSAA comes from the coding sequence ATGTCACTAGCTTCCTTGCTCAAAAGTCAACCTGTGATCTCGGCTGAAGTTGATATTAGAATCATTTTCATTACTCCTATTCCCATTCCTCGCAGTGCAAGTTCTACACCAACAGTAACTATTCCCGTCAGCATCAGCAGTCTACCGGATTTAGCCTTGGGTGATGCTGGCAATAACACCATTTTTGCTAACCCGAATCCACAGAACATCTCATTTCCCGATCTCAAAGGTACTATCACTGTCCCAGACTTGATTGGTAGCAGCAATGAACAAGTGACAATCATTCCTGCTCAAAACTTTACTCTTCCCAATACTCCTAACTTTAGTTTTTTGGCCGGATTCGGAGGCAGCGATCTTCTCAATGGGTTGGATCAAACCGATATTATATTGGGCGATGCCCTTGGTCCTAATGATGATGGCATTGATGGCAACGATACCCTCAATGGTTTTGGGGGCGCTGATATTCTGATTGGTGGAGGAGCCAACGATCAAATATTTGGTGGAGATGGCAATGATATCCTCCTTGGCGACTACCTCCCAGGTATACCAACCACGACTATTACAGGCAGCGATCTAGTTCCTTCTGGTTCTGTTCCTTCGCCGATTATTTTCAATCCCTCAGATTTCAGCTTCCGAGATCCCAGATCCAACAACGCCCTATTCCCTGCTTTAGACTTATTTTTCATTGGCATTGGATCGGGTTCAGTCAGCAATGCCAAACTAACTCTTGGTGCGATTAACATTACCATTGGTCCAGGTAACGAAGGGAATGATTTTCTCTCCGGTGGTAATGGTGATGATATTGCTTTTGGCGATCGCGGTAACGATACTATTAACGGTGATGCAGGGAGCGATGTCCTCATCGGTGGCGCAGGAAGTGATGTAATCAATGGTGGAACCGAGGATGATGTCCTGGTAGGGGATTATGTTATTACCCAGAGTCAGTTTGACCTGGGAGCAGCAGGCAACGACACAATTTCAGGTGGCGCTGGCAATGATATCATCCTTGGTGATGGCGGTAACGATAGCCTAGATGGTGGAGATGGTACTGACACCATCTTGGGTGGAGCTAATAACGACACCATCAGTGGTGGGGTAGATAACGACATTATTTTCGGTGACTATTTTATCCCACAAGGATTTGATGTTGTTAACAATGGGACAACTTCTGTCATTGATTTAGGGCCTGAAGGTAATGACTCTATTTCTGGAGGTACTGGTAATGACATCATTAGTGGTGATGGTGGTAACGACACCATCAATGGAGACCAAGGAGAAGACATTCTCATTGGCGGAACTGGTAGAGATAGCATCAGTGGTGGTAGCGAAAACGATGTTATCCTGGGCGATTTCCTAGAACTACCCAACGCCTTGAAGAGTTTGTTAACACCAGCTCAATTGGCACAAATCCCTGGGATCAATAAATTTGGAGTCTCCGGCGGTGACACAATATCTGGAGGTGCTGGTAACGACATCATCAGTGGCGATGGTGGTGATGATAACATTAATGGTGATGAAGGAAATGACACCATTCTGGGTGGCGCCGACAGCGACAACATCAATGGTGGCATTGGTAATGACATCATTTTTGGTGACTACTTCCTGCCACAAAGATTTAATACTGTTAGTAATGGTGTAAGTACTAGCATTGATTTAGGACCGGAAGGAAATGACACCATATTTGGTGGCGTGGGCAATGACATTATCTCCGGTGATGGTGGCAACGATAATATTGACGGCGGTGATGGTACTGATATTATTCTGGGTGGTTCTGGCAGCGATGTTCTGAATGGTAGTGCAGGTGATGACATCATTATTGGTGACTACTTACTATCCCTGAATCAAGATGATTTATCGAAATTTTTAACACCCCAGCAACTAGCTCAGTTTGCAGATTTGCTGACAACAGTCCCTGGTGTTGGCAAATTTGACAAACCAGGAAACGACTCTATATTTGGTGGCGCTGGTATTGACATCATATCAGGTGATGCTGGTAATGACACGATAGATGGCGGTGAAGAGAGAGATAATAGCGCAGATTTTGATACAGTCCTCTATGTCACCTCACCTAGTGGAGTAACAGTCAACATCGATGAACAGAGCGGCTATACCAACCCTGGTGGTTCTATCCATATAGACTGTATTAGTGAAAGAACCATACCAACTGACCTAGAACCGGAATTTGGGATTAATGCAGGTACTGCCTACGATGGATATGGAAATGTAGATACCCTCAAAAACCTTGAAAACATCGTCGGTTCGACCTTTGATGACATTTTAATTGGCAACTCCGAAACCAACATCATTGAAGGCTTAAGCGGTAATGACCTGCTAGTTGGTAACGCTGGCTACGATGTACTGGATGGTAATGACGGCATTGATACAGTTAGTTACCGACGTGACCCCAAGGGAGTCACAGTTACTTTAGGATTTCTCTCAGTCCCAGGATTGGGTATCGCCTTTGATGGATTTGGTAGCATTGATGCCCTCAATAGTATAGAAAATATCATCGGTTCTAACTTTAACGACCAACTCACAGGTGACATCAACAAAAACGCCATTTACGCAGGGGGAGGTAACGATACAGTATCTGGAGGCGGTGGAGATGACATCCTCTTTGGTGAAGATGGGAACGACATTATCAGAGGCGATGACGGTGACGACTTCCTAGTTGGCGGTAAAGGTGCTGATACCCTGGATGGTGGTTTCTTCGGCACAACAATACTCGGATTTATTGGCGTTGATACAGCTTCCTATTTCAATTCAGGAAGTGGAGTTGCAGTCAGTCTGACCACAGGAACAGGCTCGGCTGGAGATGCCAAAGGAGATGTGTTGACAGGCATTGAAAACCTAGAAGGTTCAGAATACGACGACAATCTGCAAGGCGATGCCGGCAATAACCAAATCTGTGGATTGGGTGGCAATGACTTAATCTACGGTGAAGCCGGGAATGATACCCTAAATGGTAACGAAGGTAACGATCGCCTTTATGGTGGCAATGGCATCGATATCATCTCTGGAGATAATGGCAACGACCAACTCTATGGTGAAAATGACAATGACCAGCTGTTCGGAGGTAACGGTGACGATCTACTAGATGGTGGTCAAGGATTGGACACTCTCTACGGTGGAGATGGTGATGACCAACTCTATGGTCGCCAAGGCGATGACCAACTGTATGGCGACTCTGGCAATGACCTGCTAGATGGTGGTGACGGTAATGACCTGTTATTTGGTAACGCTAATAACGATCGCCTCTTTGGTCAAGCAGGTACAGATATTTTGTATGGCGGTTCTGGTGATGACTATCTAGATGGAGGCGACGGTAATGACTCGCTCTATGGTGATGCCAATAATGATATCCTCTACGGTCAAAGTGGAGATGACTATTTAGAAGGCGGCGATGGTAATGATGGACTATTCGGGGGTGCAGGTCAAGATACGCTATTTGGTCAAGCGGGGGATGACAAACTTGATGGTGGTGATGGCAATGACAAACTCAATGGTGGTGATGGCAACGATGTTCTCTATGGCCAAGCGGGTGATGACTATCTGACTGGGCAAGCCGGAGATGACTTTTTAGATGGTGGTCAAGGTAACGACTTACTGTATGGCAACGATGGCAATGACCAACTCTATGGTCAGCAAGGAAATGATTTCATTTATGGTGGTGCAGGTAGTGACTTCTTAGACGGTGGTGAAGGTGATGACTTCCTCTATGGCCAAGGCAGTGATGACCGCCTCTACGGACAAGCAGGGCGGGACTTACTTGATGGTGATATCGGCAATGATGTCCTGGATGGTGGCACTGGGGATGACCAGCTCTATGGTCGCGATGGTATAGACTCCCTAAATGGTGGTGCAGACAATGACCTATTAGTAGGTGGACTTGGCAGTGATTACTTGTTGGGTGGTGAGGGCAATGATTTCCTTTATGGCGATGATGAGACTCATACCTACGGGAATGGCTATGGTGACAGCTTATCCGGCAATAACGATACCTTGGATGGCAGTATTGGCAATGACAACCTTTATGGTGGCTTCGGTAACGACTCACTCATCGGTGGTGACGGTAGCGATCTCCTAATTGGCGATGACCAATTAATTACTGGTGAGGGCAATACCTACAACAGCGACACTTCTACTTTATACAGTGGTAACGATACCCTGATTGCTGGCGCTGGTGATGATTATCTAGAGGGTAGTCTGGGTAGAGACTCTCTATTAGGTGGAGAAGGAAATGATTTCCTCTTTGGCGATTTTCCATTTTTTGCAGGTCAAAGCAATAAAACCGAGGGTCAGTTCGATGAGAGTCATGGCTATAATAACGATACCCTGGATGGCGGTAGTGGTCATGACTATTTAGAGGGCGGCTTTGGTAATGACTTGCTCTTTGGTGGAGAAGGCGATGATTTCCTCTATGGTGATTTCGGTAATGGCTACGGCTATAACGACAATCAATTTAATACTGTTGATAATGGTTATGACTTTTACGGCAGTGGCAACGACTACCTTGATGGTGGTGCTGGCAATGACTATCTCAATGGTAATGATGGCAATGATACCCTAATCGGTGGCCAGGGCGATGACTACCTAGTAGGCGGTAACGGTAATGACCAACTCTACGGCGAAAATATTCCAGGGGATAATCAAAAAATTCCTACAGATTCTCTGGTAAAGATTTCTGTAGATCATAATGGCAAACCCCAGTTCCAGGATATCGCTTACAGAGATATTCTCTTAGGTGGCAACGGTGCTGACCTACTGGTTGCGGGTAGCGGAAACTCAGTCCTAGATGGTGGATTTGGTAATGATACCCTGTATGGTAGTGCGGGAATCGATCAATTCGTACTTTATCCTGGTGCTGGCAGTGACATTATTTACAATTTTGTCAAGGGTCAGGACTTTATCGGATTACGCAACGGTCTTACCTTTGGACAACTGAGCATTACCCAAAATTCTAAGGATACTGCGATCGTCATTAGTGAAACTAAAGAGTTATTGGCTACATTAATTAATGTTCAATCCAGCACCCTGAATGTCTGGGATTTCTCTGCTGCCTAG
- a CDS encoding thioesterase II family protein, translating to MRNPWIVYPKPNPQAHLRLFCFPFAGAGASFFKPWADRLLPQIEVCAVQLPGRENRIKEPLFSQLTPLLQQMIPALLPEFDRPFAFFGHSLGALICFESARQLRQLKHRQPFHLLISARQAPNSPDLHPPIHQLPEAEFFQQVCRFNGTPSVVLQNPRLMKLFVRILRADLAIAETYSYIEEAPLDCPISAFSGLQDEVVLTASLGAWCEQTFSKFQLHTFPGNHFFLKSKQQEILQVISQTLLE from the coding sequence CCTCAAGCCCATTTACGCCTATTTTGCTTTCCTTTTGCTGGTGCAGGTGCTTCTTTTTTTAAACCTTGGGCGGATCGATTACTTCCACAAATAGAAGTCTGTGCAGTACAACTCCCTGGACGAGAAAACAGAATTAAAGAGCCTCTGTTCAGCCAGCTTACACCTCTACTTCAGCAGATGATACCCGCCCTTCTACCCGAATTTGACCGTCCCTTTGCCTTTTTTGGTCACAGTTTGGGAGCTTTGATTTGCTTTGAGTCTGCACGGCAGTTGCGTCAATTAAAACATCGCCAACCATTTCATCTGCTGATCTCTGCACGTCAAGCCCCTAATTCTCCTGACTTACACCCACCAATTCACCAATTACCCGAAGCCGAGTTTTTTCAACAAGTATGTCGTTTCAACGGTACTCCAAGCGTTGTCTTGCAAAACCCTCGATTAATGAAATTATTTGTACGTATCTTGCGAGCAGACCTAGCAATAGCTGAAACTTATTCATACATAGAAGAAGCTCCACTTGATTGTCCTATTTCTGCCTTTAGTGGTCTACAAGACGAGGTGGTTCTTACTGCTTCCCTTGGCGCTTGGTGCGAACAAACTTTTAGCAAATTTCAACTCCATACATTTCCTGGCAACCATTTCTTTCTCAAAAGCAAGCAGCAAGAAATATTGCAAGTTATTTCTCAAACCTTACTTGAGTAG